The genomic DNA CCACTTAGCCTAAGACCGTTACGTCTAACCACAACCCTAGGCCTAAGTCCGAACCCTCACTCAAGATTGAACCTCTCAAACCCTACTAAGCCCAGATTGACAAGATTAGACTCGAACATAGGATTTAATCCTTAGGCTAGTTGGTTCCAActttcaaaaaatccaaaactattttggAACCAAACCCCATTTTCTCAAAATGGTATTCCCAAGGTTAGAAAACAATTCTCAAAATTTTCAGGATGTTTCCCAAAGCAAATGTTTCGTTAAGGCATTGTTTGGTTATACTCTATAATatctttttctgatattttcaggttttgttaaatctgaacatCAACGCAACATGTACATactttctttaaataattttgtacaattatttaaagtctatcctcatttaggacccctagactactaattaaaaataaggaatgttataattagatttatagaagccagactttgtttattttagaaagattttgaaaaccgtccttaggcgggcgtagaggacatagcgcgaaagacctttcccgagcgtaaacagACAATGAACCACTTTTTtcagaaactctggtataaatacgtttgtacacgtatcattttattgattttcataaaatatcttggcgactctgattttcaaatgaataatctttaaattgattatgtttaattgatttaaatcggGCCAAGTTAAATTGTTGTTTAGCCTcctaaattattaatgtttgaacaaaagattaattattttacataattaatttcttaccgctctaggtattttcaaaatcttttaaaaactaaaactttcattttaaaagatgtctaacacgcaaaccaaggttgaaatcatTGAACCACGAGCTGTCTCGCGGTAGTCCTTCTATATTGTCACGTGTCTCACAAGCACGTGATAAGCTATGGAACGGGACATAGACCGGAAGATAATCGGTATTACAAAGCAATTTTAAGTGCTACAAGTTTTTTTTTCGATTTTATTGGTTTTGTTCTACTAGTTTGATCGGTTTACTAGTAATCAGAACTATGCTTCTTTTTTTAACGTtagaaatatgttaaacattctatacaaattataaattaaaatttaaaaatttaataaatttaaattaaaaaatataaggtaaAATGAAATCGGCTACTGAATTTTATTCGGTTATCAATTTTTCGATTTTTTGCACAActctaaataaaatttgtcaaatttatttttaaacataaaagatCGTAACTTTACTTATACGGTGAGTTCAAATCTcaacaaccaaaaaaaaaaaactaattttttatcaagaccaacaaaataatattgacatttttttttccaatgcTGATCTCTCATTAAATAGGATTTTTAATTGAATTGCAATTtgtagataaaatattttaaataaaatatgaatgaaaaaaatctgaaaagtgtaaaaataaaattttaccaAATCTTGTCAAATTTGAGaattgtgtttattaattattagcaTCGAAAAAAACTTGTAATTTGTTGAAGTaacaaaattcttaaaatagGCTGAAAATGTTATTTTAGTTAGGCTATTTTTCTTTTGAGGATCGgctcaaaaaagaaaaataaaaaccgGGTCGGTCGGTCTATGAAGGGAAAAGACTCGGCGGCTCACAGCAAAGCAATTTAACAGGTGAGAGAGAAGATGAAGGGGAGAAAAGATGGCTGTTCCAGGAAAATGCTTCCTTCTCACTGGTCCTGCAGTAAGTAGAAACAACAACAGTAGCTTCTTCTTCGTTTATAATCTAtcaaattacttttattaatcttctttcttcttcttgcttgCAGGGCGTCGGCAAATCAACTCTAATCATTAAAATTCTCGAGAGCCTAAGAACTACTCAGCCCTCTTTGAATATTAAAGGCTTCTACACTCGTATGTTCGTTTATATCTCTTACTTACTTACTTAGTACATGAAATGATGAATTGATATAACATTAGGTGAGATTAGAGAAGGAAGCGAGAGAGTTGGCTTTGAAGTGGTTACATTAGATGGCCGAACCGCTCCTCTTTCTTCCACAAATAATTCTAGGTATTCATTCCTTCATCTCTAGTCTAGGGTTACATTCAATACTGTTTCAACTTCAACCCAGTTAAaagttttcaattttatatattcatacaccTTTCTTATAGGATATTTATGTTAAATCaaagattgattgattgattgattattaGAGGGTAATCTACAAAAtcatttcttctcttttttcttttctgtaTTGTGTGTGAATGAAGAACACATCTAATTCAATTCTATAACAACACTAAAAAAGCTTTTTCATGCCATGCCATGCCAGCCCAGAGTCTGTACGATGGCCAACAGTTGGAAGATACAGAGTTGATGTAGCATCATTTGAATCATTGGCATTGACTCAACTGCAGGTTAATAATCTATCTATTTGTATCTTGTCATCTCCCCATTTCCAAAAACAAACACTCATACATGTGTTTTGCTAATCTGAATCCGTTTTCatacaaaaacaacaacaaaagaaCCAAGTTATGATATATGCATGGTCTATCTGTGTTGTCAGGTTAAGGAAGATACTGATCTTTTCATAATTGATGAAATTGGTAAGATGGAGTTATTCAGTGCTTCCTTCTTCCCAGCTGTGCTAAAGGTTCTTGAATCCAATATTCCACTACTAGCCACGGTTCCCATCCCAAAAAGTGGTCGTGATATTCCTGGAGGTACTTACTTGCGAATTACAAATCATGTTGTTTTTATAAGGGATTCGAATCAAACCTTCTCCGATTATGCAGTTGCTAGGGTGAAGAATCATCCGGGAGCAACCATTTTCAGTGTGACAACCGCCAACAGAGACACGATGAAGGAACAGGTTTACTCTGCATTGCTAGCTGCGATGAgaaagaattaaattaattttgtggtCGTGGAAGAAGACACGCACTCGTCCTGCATTTTGAAATCCAGAGTCATGTGCATATGAGAAATGATGGTCCTTCAGTCAGTCACTTTGGAACTATGTAAGAAGGTGATTGTctagatttttattttgatagttTTCATCTTAATTTGTACCATCATTATGAGTTCCAtcttctcttatatatattatatataatgaattaatatCCAATCTTAGTTCAAAGGATAGAGCAAGCCAGATTGATTATAACCCTTTTGTTTTTGTTCCCCTCCTATATTAAATAGGGAGTTAGTTCACTTATTGAGCTCATTGCTCTCAATAGCACAtacctttttttctttttcttttttgtttgtttgggaGACATCCTAATTTCCATGCACATGATGATGACTTTTTTGTTTGGGGAATTCACTTTCTTCCTTTTTAATAGTGTGGGTGGTGGTTCCCATCTGATAAAAGTTGATGTTGGTCTACCCATCATCATTAGTTATAAGATGAAGATTCTCCCTTTTTCCCTTCCTACATTCATAATCTATAGATGATGATGAGGTGTAATTATTCAACATAGTGATTCATTCTTCTTGAGTCAGGTAAATTTTGGGGACCCAATAGTAAGTGAGGTTTGGATCAgtttataaaacatttataaatatatatttggtttgaaatgaGGCCAACAACCCATTGATATTCGTTACATAATTTCTTTTGGAAAGTGAATCTTTTTCCATGTTAGTACGAAAGTTGCTTGTAACATGAGAAAAGTAAGAACCAATACAGAACAATATTTGTCACtaattatatttaacataaaaagtGATCTATAAGAAGATAAttcacaaaataaatagatCATTCCAATTTAATTCAGTACACGATGTATGGGAACCTTGTCAATGGGCAAACACCATGTGATGATATCCTCCGGCAAGTACTGAGCTGAAACAGCCTCCACCTCATAAACATTACTTGAAATTGCAGCTTCAACTTCAGAACCTGAAATTGCAGCTTCAACTTCAGAACCACGTGGCTTTTATCGGGTCAAATTTTCCTGGTTTCAATTAATTATACTAATCCCTTTTTTCTAAATTCATGATTTGCcttgtaaattttattatatatttttaaatttaagattcttcatttatttttaaaatataagaaatgagattaaaaatgctacaaaattatttcatgtTTGATAATCAATAATGACAgttcttattaattatgtaaGAATTCAtcatttatgtaattaatatatattaaataatttgaatatgaaTATTAGTGTGACATTTAACACGAAATTATGAGTCTCCCcacttcaatatattttttgaagGGTCGTATTAATATCATATACACCCAAATTGTGGAGTATTTTagaatgaatatttttaatagagTACAGAAAATGGTCAACAAAAAGGAAGTTGGTCAATTTGTGAACacaaaatctattatatatatatatatataatatttttgttatttgacATGCCAATAATTTTAcaagaaatcaaatcaatttttgTTGCAGTTTTAAAaacattgtatatatatatatattatttaaaatagtttaattgcCTAGAGATGTTCCCTAAAAGATCTTAGTGGGTGTTGGTAGTTTTGATCTTGTTTGATTGATGTGTGTTtccatttgataaaaaaatatttgatgatttagtatgtataaaataataaataaaaaaatagaatagaaTGTAAGAAGAAATAGGTAGGTGAGCGGTTGGAGCAGCAGGAGGGAGATGAGGATTGAGG from Impatiens glandulifera chromosome 9, dImpGla2.1, whole genome shotgun sequence includes the following:
- the LOC124914898 gene encoding cancer-related nucleoside-triphosphatase; translated protein: MAVPGKCFLLTGPAGVGKSTLIIKILESLRTTQPSLNIKGFYTREIREGSERVGFEVVTLDGRTAPLSSTNNSSPESVRWPTVGRYRVDVASFESLALTQLQVKEDTDLFIIDEIGKMELFSASFFPAVLKVLESNIPLLATVPIPKSGRDIPGVARVKNHPGATIFSVTTANRDTMKEQVYSALLAAMRKN